A segment of the Alistipes communis genome:
GCCGGCGGCCGACCCGAAGTACGCATCGGGCCGGTCGCCGGATCGCACGACCCGCATTCTGCCGGAAAATTCCGCCCACGATTTTGCGCAAACCTTTGCGCACAGTTTCACAGGAAATCCGTACGCCGACGAGTCCGGCCATGGGCGAAAAATCCCGACATGCGCTTCATAGCTTCCCCCGACTATTTACGCGCATAGACCAATATCCCGTCCATGACGACGTTGGCGTGTTCCACCGGATTGAGCCAGCGAATCTTCATCGTATGGTCTCCTTCGGGAAGTTCGTAGTTCCAGTAGATGTCGAAACGGCGCCGCGCGAAATCGGCAGGCATCTCCACGATCTCCTTCCGCCCGTCGATCTCGACTTCGAGACGGGCGACATAGTCGTTCATCCCCTTCTTGGCACGCACGCGCCCCGTACACACGACACCCGATCCGTTGAATTCGTGGACGAACTGCTTCTTGAAGTTGCGATAGGTGTCGGTCTTCTTGTAGACCAGACGAAGGCCCTCGAAACTCTGTTCGAAACGCACCGGCTGCGGGGTCTGCACACGGATGGCCACGTCGTCGGCACCGACTTTGCCGCCGCCCCGCTCGATCATCCGGAGTGCCTGACCGAAACTCATTTCATAAGCCCTGTCGAGCGAAATATCGGTGTGGGCGAAATCGATCTCCTCCACCTCGCGCAGCGGCTTCATCCACTTCTCGGGAATGTTGCTGTAACCGAGCATCGTCCCCAGGATACCGGCCGCCGTAGCGGGATTGCAGTCGGAATCGGCGCCGCAGCGCGTCGAGACTTCGAGTGTGCGATCCATGTCGCCCGCGCCGTAGAGCAGCCCCATGACCACATAGGCCGAGTTGACGGAAGCCTCGATGTTGAACGGGTCTTTCACTCCCTTCGGACAGGTGATCTCGTCGCACCATTTCTCTTCGATGAGCTTCCACGTGGTTTTCCAGTCGGCATTCTCCTTCGACCAGCGGATCGCGTCCGAGACGCACTGGTGATAGGTACTCTCGGCCGGAATCGTTTTCAGGGCTTCGGTGACGATATATTCGATGTCGTCCGAGACGAACGCCAGCGCATACATGGCCGCCACGTAGACGCCGCCGTACCAGCCGTTGCCGTAGGTCATGATGTGGCCGATGCCGTCGCACACTTCGGCGGCAGAATTGGGCATACCGGGCGACATGAGTCCCGCGAAGTCGGCTTCGATCTGGAAATCGAGGTCGTCGGCGTGCGGATTATTCTTCCAGTGCCCGCTTTCGGGTGCTTTCATTCCGTTGAGAATATTGTAACGCGCCGCCTGATTGGCATGCCACAGCTTGTAGGAGGCATAGGCGAAGGCACTGGCCATCGAGTCGACGGGCACGTCGAGTCCGTACTTGTCGTAAACCTCGACGAAGGTCAGATCCATGTAGACGTCGTCGTACAGGCCGGGCTCGTTGTCGTACCACCATTTGATATAGTTGTCGGGCCACGGGATCTCGTACTCGTCGGGAATGATCGTCCCGTTGTACTTGAATTCGGTCGGACCCCCGTAGGTGCAGCCGAAAGTCTGTCCGGCCCAACCGCCCTTGATCTTGTCCAGCAGCACTTCTCTGGACAGCGTTACGGTATCGGCCGTCGCGCCGCCGCAACCGGTCGCCAGCAGCACGACGGCCGCCAACGACGCAAACATCGAGTTTTTCCAGTTCATTTTCATATCGTAGTGAGATTTTGGTTATCGGTTCGTTTTCAACAGCCGTTTTCCCGCCCGCATGGCCCGAGCAGGTCCGGCACTACGCGCGGCTCAACGAAAACAGCGATTTCGTGCCCGCGATCAGTTGCCGCCCGAAAGGATAATCAGCCCCAACCCCGCGATGAAGAAGAGGAACATCACGCCCAGCAGCGTATTGACCGAGCGGTCGGCGCCCTTGAACTCTTTCCAGATGAAGACGCCCCAGACCGCGGCGATCATCGGAGCGCCCTGCCCCAGCGCATACGATATCGCGGCACCGGCCTTGCCGGCCGCGATGTAGCTGAACGCCGTGCCGAGACACCAGACGGCGCCGCCCAGCATCCCGACCAGATGCGTCGTGCCGCTGCCGGTGAAATACTCCCGATAGGAGACGGGCGCACCGACGAACGGCCGCTTCATCACATAGGTATTGAAGACGAAGTTGCTCAGCAGCACGCCGGCCGAAAGGATGAACAGCGCGCTGTAAGGCGTCAGCATGCCGGCCGTGGGGTTCTCAAAATGGTCGAGATCCATCGCCGCGGCGACGAACCGGTAGAAAAACGACATCAGTACGCCGGCCACCATCGCCAGCACGATGCCCTTGCGGCTGTTCGAGTTGCCGCCCGCACCCTTCTGCATTCGTCCCGAAGCGATGCCGTTGCAGACGATCGCCGCCACGATCAGCGCCACGCCGACGAACAGAATCACAGGATCGCCTTTCGGCGCACCCGCATAGTTGATGATCACGCCGAGAACCAGCGCGAGGCCCACGCCCAGCGGGAATGCGACGGCCATGCCGGCCAGCGCGGTCGAGGCGGAGAGCAGGATATTCGATGCGTTGAAGATCACGCCGCCCAACAGTGCGCTCGCGATATTGGCTCCGGAGGCCTGTCCCAGATCTTGCAGGAACGGCCGGCCTTCGGAACCGAAGCTCCCCAT
Coding sequences within it:
- a CDS encoding ADP-ribosylglycohydrolase family protein produces the protein MKMNWKNSMFASLAAVVLLATGCGGATADTVTLSREVLLDKIKGGWAGQTFGCTYGGPTEFKYNGTIIPDEYEIPWPDNYIKWWYDNEPGLYDDVYMDLTFVEVYDKYGLDVPVDSMASAFAYASYKLWHANQAARYNILNGMKAPESGHWKNNPHADDLDFQIEADFAGLMSPGMPNSAAEVCDGIGHIMTYGNGWYGGVYVAAMYALAFVSDDIEYIVTEALKTIPAESTYHQCVSDAIRWSKENADWKTTWKLIEEKWCDEITCPKGVKDPFNIEASVNSAYVVMGLLYGAGDMDRTLEVSTRCGADSDCNPATAAGILGTMLGYSNIPEKWMKPLREVEEIDFAHTDISLDRAYEMSFGQALRMIERGGGKVGADDVAIRVQTPQPVRFEQSFEGLRLVYKKTDTYRNFKKQFVHEFNGSGVVCTGRVRAKKGMNDYVARLEVEIDGRKEIVEMPADFARRRFDIYWNYELPEGDHTMKIRWLNPVEHANVVMDGILVYARK
- a CDS encoding GRP family sugar transporter → MFIVDSYALAVVFCFVTMLCWGSWGNTQKMAAKTWRYELFYWDYVIGMFLFALILSLTMGSFGSEGRPFLQDLGQASGANIASALLGGVIFNASNILLSASTALAGMAVAFPLGVGLALVLGVIINYAGAPKGDPVILFVGVALIVAAIVCNGIASGRMQKGAGGNSNSRKGIVLAMVAGVLMSFFYRFVAAAMDLDHFENPTAGMLTPYSALFILSAGVLLSNFVFNTYVMKRPFVGAPVSYREYFTGSGTTHLVGMLGGAVWCLGTAFSYIAAGKAGAAISYALGQGAPMIAAVWGVFIWKEFKGADRSVNTLLGVMFLFFIAGLGLIILSGGN